A genomic stretch from Aedes albopictus strain Foshan chromosome 2, AalbF5, whole genome shotgun sequence includes:
- the LOC109402726 gene encoding uncharacterized protein LOC109402726 isoform X1 — MFYSLGFLREKTEYKMKILVCLFALLVAVLARPQNLPFYQEGLQIGSRIQFLAPHDTVLDYGVVPLVNVLEDIPYTENVDLTRFLTGLDAPVASNLQRSVGEALS, encoded by the exons ATGTTCTATAGCTTGGGATTCCTTAGAGAAAAGACAGAG TACAAAATGAAGATCCTCGTCTGCCTGTTTGCCCTGCTCGTGGCCGTCCTGGCGAGACCCCAGAATCTTCCCTTCTACCAGGAAGGCCTCCAGATTGGCAGCCGCATCCAGTTCCTGGCCCCCCATGATACCGTCCTGGATTACGGAGTAGTCCCGCTTGTCAACGTTCTGGAAGACATCCCCTACACCGAGAACGTCGATCTGACCCGTTTCCTCACCGGACTGGATGCTCCCGTCGCCTCCAACCTGCAGCGTTCGGTCGGCGAAGCTCTGTCCTAA
- the LOC109402726 gene encoding uncharacterized protein LOC109402726 isoform X2: MKILVCLFALLVAVLARPQNLPFYQEGLQIGSRIQFLAPHDTVLDYGVVPLVNVLEDIPYTENVDLTRFLTGLDAPVASNLQRSVGEALS, from the coding sequence ATGAAGATCCTCGTCTGCCTGTTTGCCCTGCTCGTGGCCGTCCTGGCGAGACCCCAGAATCTTCCCTTCTACCAGGAAGGCCTCCAGATTGGCAGCCGCATCCAGTTCCTGGCCCCCCATGATACCGTCCTGGATTACGGAGTAGTCCCGCTTGTCAACGTTCTGGAAGACATCCCCTACACCGAGAACGTCGATCTGACCCGTTTCCTCACCGGACTGGATGCTCCCGTCGCCTCCAACCTGCAGCGTTCGGTCGGCGAAGCTCTGTCCTAA